attgtgcacttgtaggtggtgggcgttttcatcgcggtttgagcggaagtgataacatatttgtttgcttcacctgttcacctgtagtctggctatcaccagaccaagctcaatcttctaagattgaacattagtctggggagtctgctctgtattttctactgcacaagaggcgtgatcaacgggcatagttcaaatgactctgtacgcaattggatagtccttcaaccaatcagaccaacgatccgggtgacatactttcatcaacgggttgctgcgcttcggtggccgccatgttgaatgtaaacaaaaagcttctctatcgtcatcgtgttaaacccgccaatagcgcgccaggtggataagccagtttgtgatccccgcagatttgtaacggaagcaggatagataaatgtacaggtttccagcctgagctgcagggtgaaatcaaatcgccagcagatctggctgggtttacccagtctagttCACCTGGGGGGGGgtttgggctttgacagagagggggtgagcccgggagcgaacactttctattgaccgccgcactaacgcacttatttcgactcacaaaataactttacatttggtaactgcagtgctagttgtattttacgtgtggaggaataaatcattgcaatacaTTCTCGATAGCGTCACAGTGTGTTTACGCGCCATCTCTCAGTGTTTAGTCCCTCGcggcagcactttgttggactgcttGCAGCCACAACAATAACTctaatgttaaacaaaaacCAAGTTATGATCGAGTTGTACCTCGAAGAGGAGGAGGCCGATCTAGGTGGTCGTTTTCCCTTCAGTGCTTTCAGTTTGTCTCCCTGAGACAGACTGCCTTCAACACTGtaattctacacacacacacaacacacacacacacacacacacacacgcaggaagattgagagagagaaatatcgatatgaaaagaaaacatttttcaagTTGAACTTTCAAGAAAATGTGAAGTCTGTTGTAAATATAAACCACTTGTCTGTTTATAGTTTTAGGTACTGCAATCCTCATTTACAGGGGAGCAATAATAAAGAGGCCAGaaagttttattcatttattttattactttttttgttcaaATGTATTCTGCTACgtgttttgtttaattgttCTCTCATGTCGTTGATCGCTAGTTTTATATGCATACACTGTACATTTGCTTGCATGTACATCTGTGAACATACTTTATTAGCGATCCATCAATGTGTAACCCCACTCTATATCATTTATGTATACATCAATAACACATTtatcacaaaaacaaagataAAGATGCCAGAAAGCTCCGCCCCCTCACCTCATCCAAGCTGTATGATTTATAAAGGGTGGTGTTGATTGACAGGTCGTCCATGCTGGAGAGTAGGTGGGACATGGCTTCCTGTTTCCCTCCCTCGGAGTCGGTGCtgtgaagctgctgctgctgctgacgcAGCTGCTCTAGCTGCTGCCGGCGACTCAGCCTCTGCTGGAGGAGCTTCTGTTTGGAGCGATGGACATCACCCTGGACCCACAAACTGTGCTgtttcctacacacacacacacacacacacactttttgtcACTTCAGTCTTTCACACCGTCTGAAAAGGTGATGACCAGAAGAAGAGAGCAAATGGTGCTCTTCTCATCGGTGCCTACGCTGTAAATATCTTTTTAATTGTCCTTTTAACCTTCCATTCATCCTGGTAATGTATCTGCCTGTCCTTCTGTCCATTATATATAATACAGTATTAATATAATCTTCCCTATAGGTAATCTATTTGAAAAGAAGCCTACAGGACTCTGATCTCAGGAAACAACACAAGCTACCTGCCGTTCAGgtaacacacgcacgcacacacacacacacacacacactgtacattgACCTGTCAAATTTTTGAGTCAGGTGTGATTGCTGGTCGAAAGTATTTTTTGCGTGCAATAATTGATGACAAAAATGAAACACAGAATCGTCTCCTACATCATTTTAGCAGGACCAGCACAAATCACCTGACCAAAGGAAATTCTTATGGAAATAAGTGAATATCTAACTACACACTTGCGTCGTTTGTAACTGGCTAAACAAGCTTTGACACCGAACAGGACttagagtctacagccatgttaGCGGCTCTGCGAAGCTGTGAGATACCATGCTCATGATGACAATgcagcaggatggtgtatgTTAGATTGAGTCCAAATaaatgacagtgtgtgtgtgtgttcatggttgTGGCTGCACGATCCACACCtgtaactagagctgcaaagatgaatcgattagttgtcaactactaAAGTtaaagtgcgtagtttctgtcgcccccatgaggaattctaagtaatgacgacaacactgtcggcgcatccacatgatacgaGCCTTCCTTGATCGCGCAcggcccccacccctcctccgcccccaaccctcctccacgcagttgctcgtaaccaaggaggacacggaggattaaaaaaacatgatggacttttCAGAAGAGGATCTTTGCTCGATTTTCTGCGCGCGAACGTcaagagttttgtggagctgatagtcttaattagctttgtagcaactcatttggctaTTGCTTGAATGAAACGGATGTTAtctaatatataatatagtttAAAATGCTTTAAACTAATCgccaacaattttgataattgattaatcagtttgaaaaaaagtaacaactctctgattccagcttcttaaacaTGAATAGTTTCTAATTTCTTTACCAAGTTGGACAAACCACGACATTTGCGGACATCATCTTGTTCTTTtggaaacactgattgacatttttcaccttttactgacattttatagaccaaacaactaatccattaatcgagaaaataatcaacaatgaaaaaaatcgatagttgcagccctaccgGAAACCCGGTCCTTTCTACGCATGTGTGATAGTTGAGGTTGGGCATTGACCTCGAATGGTTAGGGTCAAGATAGTCGCATTTCCGGTACGGATtaacagtataaaaaaaaacagccgtATCTTTTAATCTTAAACTATAGTTGAGGCTGACaggaattacattttaatgtctactatcataaaatggaaatttaGACCAGTTGGTCCcgctgtaaaaaagaaaaaaagtaatgtcaAGTCATTCATCCTCTCAAAATCCCATGACAATCCATCAAACAGCTGTCAATGCATTTCACTCTGAACCAAAATGACTAGTCCAGAATTCTCTATAATTATCTTCAGAGCCATCTCACCAAGGTGAAAACAAGCCATGGCTGTTTATATTGCGGTGCCACAACTGAGACTGAAACTCACTCCTCTAAGAAGTTCTGCTGGGGACCAATGATGGATCCAGGCCGGCAAATTCTGTTCCACGCAATGGCCTCAGCTGCAGTGAACCGGAAGTGCTTCATCAGgtagcagccaatcagagtgcCTGTACGGCCAAGGCCAGCTGTGATTGGATGAAATGTTTCAAAAGAGAAGGTTCGGAGTTACAAGTTTGAAAcaaatgaagagaaagaaaagaaaagacctaGACTTGCAACACACTTCTCTCTATACATCGTGTTATTTTCTTTATCTGCGTTTTGACtgtcacaatcatcttgggcggcgctaagctccggacgcagcgacggtgtttctgtaaaatagtctcgggaagtaacttgttttagtggaacatgtcCCCCtcccccgcaaaagaaaacgccacatacaatattaaatgaagttcacGCATTACaataacgtgagctatttaaattagctctactttgtccacagcaatcccaccaatcggtcccaaaacgtcccagttagagagtaaatgccgtaaacatattctttgtaaatctttacaatcattcccagaaagaaccaagcaggcctgccttgttgcacgactCAAATTGTACAAGATACAAAAGGGCGTAGCTTGCTAaatcaaagtttgttgttgtttccagaAGCAAACGGAGATCGAGAATGGCAACTATCCTGGAAATGTTCTTCCgttgtagcctggctccgccgtcctacgtacttccgctcaattttcatttttccttcagtactctgtctgggtttgcggtatattcttgggttttctccggccaaatatttaccggtccaatcagcgaacagagggagcgGCTGAGAACGATGGCGATGAGGTCGTGCGCtggtttgagttgtagttccgtaatggcggcggagaaagatgcgagcgaagccattcggtccgttgtggcaacgctgccgaatatccagaacttaaagcctgagcaagaacaatctttactgagttgtgttggtggccatgatgttgtggccctcctccccacggggtttcgggaaaagtttgattttccagctcgctccgttagtggtgaaggagatggctaaggcgaacgctagcgatgctaagccgatagttgttgttgacatacgtcacgaccaaacgttagcgattggttatggcagatccagagtggctctaggcagatccaatagttttacatttcaacagagtacctgccttcaaggaagttaacacttgtcaatggagagtggccagactctctgtacaacaaatgaaatgtacggtAGTGACCAGgctacttctgttgatccagactaccaaaaaaaatcaatacacacAAATCCACTTGTACCTTTACAGTGCACAGCCACAGCTCCTTCAGTACTTTCGCACACGTGCAGGAAGCGTCTGATGATGAGGTCAGAGGGCGTGGTCCCATCCAGAAAGAAGAGGTCATGGTGCTCAAAACCTGCATCCTCAAACTGCCTGCTGTCATACAACTTCCTGTTTAAACGGACCACGGCTGTGATGCCATTTTGGCAAAAGTATGGAAAATACGCCTCTGGTGCGTGGAGAGGATAACCTGGAAAACAATCAATTCGATTTTTTAGCACTGAGGAAAAGTAGTTATACATAATAACATGAAACATTTCCATTCAAATAGTCTGTACCTGACTAATATAACAAACAATTCAATGGTGGTTAAAAATGTCATGGGGACCTTTGTTCAGAATAAACCTTCCCATGCTGACTTCAAATGAATTAATTTAATCAAATCTGGGGTGGGCCCTTggggaaaacatttttaaccCACTGGTTTGGAGAAAAAGTTTTAGATGGAATCTGACTCACCGTTCTCTATCTTACTGTGAGCGTGAGGACTGCTGAATGCCAGAATCTTCCCTGGAACGATCCAGTTCATATCCCCGTTTTCTACTCgctaaaaacacagagagaaaagaaggagaTGCAGTGTGTGACTGAGGCACTCCCATATGTGTAACATAACAGGTAACGTAACAAACGTAACGAACGTAACATGACTTTGCTCAGAAAaggagctcagcgtaaattctttcaggaagacttctaaattTCATCCACCTCTCTCGCTTCCTAAACTGTTTAGCTGTTTCGgggcgttcacttttcagttaaaccaaccagaattggccatgaattccacgagccaat
This is a stretch of genomic DNA from Sander vitreus isolate 19-12246 chromosome 12, sanVit1, whole genome shotgun sequence. It encodes these proteins:
- the LOC144527085 gene encoding dual specificity protein phosphatase CDC14AB-like, which produces MAEEYEQSGASEFIKDRLYFTTLRVKPKNTANTHYFSVDEEFIYESFYADFGPLNLAMLYRYCCKVNKKLKSFTLSRKRLVHYTSHDQKKKANGALLIGAYAVIYLKRSPEEAYRTLISGNNTGYLPFRDAAAGECSFNLTVLDCLQGIRKALQHGFFDFENFDVEEYEHYERVENGDMNWIVPGKILAFSSPHAHSKIENGYPLHAPEAYFPYFCQNGITAVVRLNRKLYDSRQFEDAGFEHHDLFFLDGTTPSDLIIRRFLHVCESTEGAVAVHCKAGLGRTGTLIGCYLMKHFRFTAAEAIAWNRICRPGSIIGPQQNFLEEKQHSLWVQGDVHRSKQKLLQQRLSRRQQLEQLRQQQQQLHSTDSEGGKQEAMSHLLSSMDDLSINTTLYKSYSLDENYSVEGSLSQGDKLKALKGKRPPRSASSSSRLNLSKASHCSILPPPKSPRVPLSLPSSSSSSKKLVQSSSTFATQIKSPFCLNLFHTRHAATH